From Micromonospora rifamycinica, a single genomic window includes:
- the mce gene encoding methylmalonyl-CoA epimerase translates to MAENSPVEPAADCVTDIGLRRIDHVGVAVPDLDVAIDFYQRTFGMRCIHEETNTEQGVREAMMAVGPTAEGGCVQLLAPLTPESTIAKFLNRNGPGLQQLAYTVADIDAACATLRERGVRLLYDTPKRGTANSRVNFVHPKAAGGVLIELVEPAPTPH, encoded by the coding sequence ATGGCTGAGAACTCCCCCGTCGAGCCCGCTGCCGACTGCGTCACAGACATCGGGCTGCGCCGTATCGACCACGTCGGCGTGGCGGTCCCCGACCTGGACGTCGCGATCGACTTCTACCAGCGCACCTTCGGGATGCGCTGCATCCACGAGGAGACCAACACCGAGCAGGGTGTCCGCGAGGCGATGATGGCGGTCGGCCCGACCGCCGAGGGCGGCTGCGTGCAGCTGCTCGCCCCGCTCACGCCGGAGTCGACCATCGCCAAGTTCCTCAACCGCAACGGCCCCGGCCTGCAACAGCTCGCCTACACCGTGGCCGACATCGACGCCGCCTGCGCGACGCTGCGCGAACGCGGCGTCCGGCTCCTCTACGACACCCCGAAGCGCGGCACCGCCAACTCCCGGGTCAACTTTGTCCACCCGAAGGCCGCCGGCGGCGTCCTCATAGAACTCGTGGAACCCGCCCCCACCCCCCACTGA
- a CDS encoding DivIVA domain-containing protein, with amino-acid sequence MPQQQSSPLAFFDNANSQPDFTVGLRGYNTHQVDDFLGRMTAALTQSEQARAEAEQRMNDAQRRLRQAEQRQAALEQKLTDTNKQLEENSRPTLSGLGTRVEQILRLAEEQANDHRNEAKRESEGILSAARLEAREITDKARAEAAAMKATAEREAGTVRTAAEREAAEARVQARREADTLRADADRETKQLRTVTAHEVAELKSTVEREVATLRATAEREITQQRAKAAREAEEKRAEATKLLTDARDKRDKDLQALELQLAERREKAEREESERHAAQVAQTQKLVGEAEQRARAAQERAKEIEQRAEARRIESERTANETVDKAKALSEKTLNEAKAEAKRLLTEARTEADLTTQAARREVEDLTRQKDAVTSQLGQMLSGLAGIVPGVPAQQPAAAPAKAEPAKADAESRATAETAS; translated from the coding sequence ATGCCCCAGCAGCAGTCCTCCCCTCTCGCGTTCTTCGATAACGCGAACTCTCAGCCGGACTTCACGGTCGGCCTGCGCGGATACAACACCCACCAGGTCGACGACTTCCTCGGCCGGATGACGGCCGCGCTGACCCAGTCGGAGCAGGCCCGCGCCGAGGCCGAGCAGCGGATGAACGACGCCCAGCGTCGGCTCCGCCAGGCCGAGCAGCGGCAGGCCGCGCTCGAGCAGAAGCTCACCGACACCAACAAGCAGCTCGAGGAGAACAGCCGGCCGACCCTCTCCGGTCTCGGCACCCGGGTCGAGCAGATTCTCCGGCTGGCCGAGGAGCAGGCCAACGACCACCGCAACGAGGCCAAGCGCGAATCCGAGGGGATCCTCTCCGCCGCCCGGCTGGAGGCGCGGGAGATCACCGACAAGGCCCGCGCGGAGGCCGCCGCGATGAAGGCCACCGCCGAGCGGGAGGCCGGCACCGTCCGTACCGCCGCCGAGCGGGAGGCCGCCGAGGCCCGGGTGCAGGCCCGTCGGGAGGCCGACACGCTGCGCGCCGACGCCGACCGGGAGACCAAGCAGCTGCGTACGGTCACCGCGCACGAGGTGGCCGAGCTGAAGTCGACCGTCGAGCGTGAGGTCGCCACCCTGCGCGCCACCGCCGAGCGGGAGATCACCCAGCAGCGGGCGAAGGCGGCCCGGGAGGCCGAGGAGAAGCGCGCCGAGGCGACCAAGCTGCTCACCGACGCCCGCGACAAGCGGGACAAGGACCTCCAGGCCCTGGAGCTGCAGCTCGCCGAGCGCCGGGAGAAGGCCGAGCGCGAGGAGTCGGAGCGGCACGCCGCCCAGGTGGCGCAGACCCAGAAGCTGGTCGGCGAGGCCGAGCAGCGGGCACGGGCCGCCCAGGAGCGCGCCAAGGAGATCGAGCAGCGCGCCGAGGCCCGCCGGATCGAGTCCGAGCGCACCGCCAACGAGACCGTCGACAAGGCCAAGGCGCTGTCCGAGAAGACCCTCAACGAGGCCAAGGCCGAGGCGAAGCGGCTGCTCACCGAGGCGCGTACCGAGGCGGACCTGACCACCCAGGCGGCCCGCCGCGAGGTGGAGGACCTCACCCGCCAGAAGGACGCGGTCACCTCCCAGCTCGGCCAGATGCTCTCCGGCCTGGCCGGGATCGTGCCGGGTGTGCCGGCCCAGCAGCCGGCCGCCGCGCCGGCCAAGGCGGAGCCGGCCAAGGCCGACGCCGAGTCCCGGGCCACCGCGGAGACCGCCAGCTGA
- a CDS encoding acetyl-CoA C-acetyltransferase, which produces MASVIVSGARTPMGRLLGNLKDLPATKLGGIAIKAALERAGVAPDQVQYVIMGQVLQAGTGQIPARQAAVEAGVPMSVPALTINKVCLSGLDAIALADQLIRAGEFDIVVAGGMESMTNAPHLLLGQRTGYKYGDVTIKDHMAHDGLSDAWDCCSMGESTERLGARHGITRTEQDAFAAASHQRAAAAQKNGHFADEITPVVIPQRKGEPLVITEDEGIRPDTTVESLAKLRPAFATDGTITAGSSSPISDGAAAVVVMSKAKANELGLTWLAEVGAHGNVAGPDNSLHSQPSNAIQHALKKGGLSIEDLDLIEINEAFAQVGIQSARDLGVSTDKINVNGGAIALGHPIGMSGARLVLTLALELQRRGGGTGAAALCGGGGQGDALIIHVPADARS; this is translated from the coding sequence GTGGCATCGGTGATCGTCAGCGGCGCGCGGACCCCGATGGGCCGGCTGCTGGGCAACCTCAAGGACCTCCCGGCGACGAAGCTCGGCGGGATCGCGATCAAGGCGGCCCTGGAGCGCGCCGGGGTCGCCCCCGACCAGGTGCAGTACGTGATCATGGGCCAGGTGCTCCAGGCGGGTACCGGGCAGATCCCGGCCCGGCAGGCGGCCGTCGAGGCCGGCGTCCCGATGTCGGTGCCCGCGCTGACCATCAACAAGGTGTGCCTCTCCGGCCTGGACGCGATCGCCCTGGCCGACCAGCTCATCCGGGCCGGCGAGTTCGACATCGTGGTGGCCGGCGGCATGGAGTCGATGACCAACGCCCCGCACCTGCTGCTCGGCCAGCGCACCGGTTACAAGTACGGCGACGTCACGATCAAGGACCACATGGCCCACGACGGCCTCAGCGACGCCTGGGACTGCTGCTCGATGGGCGAGTCCACCGAGCGGCTCGGCGCCCGGCACGGCATCACCCGGACGGAACAGGACGCGTTCGCCGCGGCCAGCCACCAGCGGGCCGCGGCCGCCCAGAAGAACGGGCACTTCGCCGACGAGATCACCCCGGTGGTCATCCCGCAGCGCAAGGGTGAGCCGCTGGTGATCACCGAGGACGAGGGCATCCGGCCGGACACCACCGTCGAGTCGCTGGCCAAGCTGCGGCCGGCGTTCGCCACCGACGGCACGATCACCGCCGGCTCCTCGTCGCCGATCTCGGACGGCGCGGCGGCGGTCGTGGTGATGAGCAAGGCCAAGGCGAACGAGCTGGGCCTGACCTGGCTGGCCGAGGTCGGCGCGCACGGCAACGTGGCCGGCCCGGACAACTCCCTGCACTCGCAGCCGTCGAACGCCATCCAGCACGCCCTGAAGAAGGGGGGCCTGAGCATCGAGGACCTCGACCTGATCGAGATCAACGAGGCGTTCGCCCAGGTCGGCATCCAGTCCGCGCGGGACCTCGGGGTCAGCACCGACAAGATCAACGTCAACGGCGGGGCCATCGCGCTCGGTCACCCCATCGGGATGTCCGGCGCCCGGCTGGTGCTCACCCTCGCGCTGGAACTCCAGCGGCGCGGCGGCGGCACCGGCGCGGCGGCGCTCTGCGGCGGCGGCGGCCAGGGCGACGCGCTGATCATCCACGTCCCCGCCGACGCCCGGAGCTGA